The Trinickia acidisoli genome includes a window with the following:
- a CDS encoding response regulator transcription factor produces MNKLLQIVLAEDHALVRYGIRLAIEAGHVAQVVAEAANSDELIAVVQAQACDVIVTDLSMPGTRTRDGIALIDRLGRIRPGVPIVVVTAMRNAAILNKLIEKGVAAIVEKAGGVNELHCAVVAAGQGRTYVSPGVEALLAHASLVGARVGKEAALTTAELEVVRLFAADGLTASQIAQRLNRSVKTVSAHKRRAQHKLGLSTNKELFEYCRAHDLGSP; encoded by the coding sequence GTGAACAAACTTTTGCAGATCGTATTGGCGGAAGACCATGCGCTGGTCCGCTATGGCATTCGGCTGGCCATCGAGGCAGGCCATGTCGCACAGGTTGTCGCCGAAGCCGCCAATTCCGACGAGTTGATTGCGGTCGTACAAGCGCAGGCTTGCGATGTGATCGTAACGGACCTGTCGATGCCAGGTACGCGCACGCGCGATGGCATTGCGTTGATCGATCGGCTAGGGCGCATCCGCCCCGGGGTGCCGATCGTCGTCGTTACCGCTATGCGAAACGCGGCGATTTTGAACAAGCTGATCGAGAAGGGCGTGGCCGCCATCGTCGAGAAGGCTGGCGGCGTCAACGAGTTGCATTGCGCGGTCGTCGCGGCCGGGCAGGGGCGCACCTACGTGAGCCCTGGGGTAGAAGCGCTGCTGGCGCACGCGAGTCTCGTGGGCGCGCGGGTCGGCAAGGAAGCTGCGCTGACGACCGCCGAGTTGGAAGTCGTTCGCCTGTTTGCCGCCGATGGACTGACTGCAAGTCAAATCGCGCAGCGGCTCAATCGCAGCGTAAAAACCGTCAGCGCGCACAAGAGGCGGGCGCAGCACAAGCTCGGGCTTTCGACCAACAAAGAATTGTTCGAGTACTGTCGAGCCCACGATCTCGGTTCGCCGTGA
- a CDS encoding ATP-binding protein has translation MLAAMALVACSRRDGSGEPPRTAWDLRLPLSQADRTYLESLPPLRVGVDPKWAPMAFVDAQGKIDGISADYLDFLRDTLHIRFRVVPTHSWAETIRLANDGRIDVVVAASKFDGLVPAFGLSTPYVRYPLVIVTRETAPFIGGLEDLEGAEVAVVGDLQTARAGLSGLSGIHTATVGSAEDGLKAVAQGHAFAYIGDLGVIDRIVRERYAGTLRVAAPADRIQDLSFGVAPQFAPLLPLIDRVLQAIPEVEREHIQNSWLSTRFTFGVARRTLWLVLTPVGALTLVFLVLLSLNLLRLRKEVRQRRRTERELVFETRFKTLLMNTVPIPICVKDAHGRYLAVNPAYEQATGVRAEDVVGKAPPAPYLAAGIDTDVLGDVALAVIETGRPAQGEIRYRGPDEAMHEAVYWVRPCGNENDDRAAALCAFVDVSDLRRMERRELEHKRRLAELTQALPSVVFQLRFARAGRPRFELVFANRRADELLQSHGAAALDVFGAFARALEPLQRRRLTKMFLRSARGLDSVRDEFMLQRPNRDQAWFHVEAAPQAREDGSIEWNGYLHDVTEAKQAHAALIAAKVDAEAAAQLRDSFIATVSHEIRTPMSGIVGILQLLDHDGLSVDDRHLVEMAGKAAELSLGILNDILDFAKSENGELSLESAPMSLAEIVHRSAGLVAPDIERKGLRLHVDISPAVAQRHVGDVQRLGQVLLNLLGNAVKFTDRGAVSIAVGVVSDTSEYQTLSVQIADTGIGISLDDQARLFSPFAQARGMLASRYGGTGLGLAICKRLIEQMGGSIALESELGRGTTISLTLNLLVDRGLPPGGPDARMVREMREGASDASDVFDASARSAPRILLAEDQAINREVLRRQLASLNVADCDLTEDGAQALSAYAQGNYAMIITDCAMPLLGGAALIASIRERERGTGRHTVLIALTADATPAQREACIQAGADEVCVKPLSLEQLRTLLARYRLLAAPSGGIVEVDGHSALRRQLEEALAADMNALLAASADNDRNQVRDVAHSIAGTAAWFQLRELAATAMRLQQDLEEEGWPQASVLALKSAIERTTTHEDV, from the coding sequence ATGCTTGCCGCGATGGCGCTCGTTGCCTGTTCGCGCCGGGACGGCAGCGGCGAGCCGCCGCGCACGGCCTGGGACCTGCGGCTACCGTTGTCTCAAGCCGATCGCACTTATCTCGAATCGCTGCCGCCGTTGCGAGTTGGCGTTGATCCGAAGTGGGCGCCGATGGCGTTCGTCGACGCGCAGGGCAAAATCGACGGCATCTCGGCGGATTATCTCGATTTCCTACGCGATACGCTGCATATTCGCTTTCGCGTCGTGCCGACACACTCTTGGGCCGAAACGATCCGGCTCGCCAACGATGGCCGTATCGACGTCGTCGTCGCTGCCTCGAAGTTCGACGGGCTGGTGCCTGCGTTCGGCCTATCGACACCGTATGTTCGTTATCCGCTCGTCATCGTCACGCGCGAGACTGCGCCGTTCATCGGTGGTTTGGAAGATCTCGAAGGTGCCGAGGTGGCGGTCGTCGGCGACTTGCAGACCGCGCGCGCGGGGCTCTCCGGCTTGTCGGGCATCCATACGGCGACGGTCGGCTCGGCGGAGGATGGGCTCAAAGCGGTCGCGCAGGGGCATGCGTTTGCGTATATCGGCGATCTCGGCGTCATTGATCGGATCGTGCGCGAGCGCTACGCGGGCACGCTGCGCGTGGCTGCGCCGGCCGATCGTATTCAGGACCTGTCGTTTGGCGTCGCGCCGCAATTTGCTCCGCTGCTGCCGCTGATCGATCGTGTGCTGCAGGCCATCCCCGAAGTCGAACGCGAACACATCCAAAATAGCTGGCTGTCCACGCGCTTCACGTTCGGTGTGGCGCGTCGCACGCTCTGGCTCGTGCTGACGCCCGTCGGTGCGCTGACACTCGTTTTCCTGGTGTTGTTGTCGCTCAATCTATTGCGTTTGCGAAAGGAGGTGCGTCAGCGGCGCCGGACCGAGCGCGAGCTCGTTTTCGAGACGCGCTTCAAGACGTTGCTGATGAACACCGTGCCGATCCCGATATGCGTCAAAGACGCGCATGGCCGGTATCTAGCGGTCAATCCGGCCTACGAGCAAGCCACGGGTGTACGAGCCGAAGATGTCGTCGGTAAAGCGCCGCCAGCGCCATACTTAGCGGCGGGGATCGATACCGACGTGCTCGGCGACGTGGCGCTGGCCGTGATCGAGACGGGCCGTCCGGCACAAGGCGAGATTCGCTACCGTGGGCCCGATGAAGCGATGCACGAAGCCGTCTATTGGGTGCGTCCGTGTGGCAACGAAAACGACGATCGGGCGGCGGCCCTCTGTGCATTCGTCGATGTGTCCGATCTGCGACGCATGGAGCGGCGCGAGCTCGAGCACAAACGGCGCCTCGCCGAATTGACGCAGGCGTTGCCGTCGGTCGTGTTTCAATTGCGCTTCGCGCGCGCGGGGCGCCCGCGGTTCGAGCTCGTCTTCGCGAATCGTCGCGCCGATGAACTGCTGCAATCGCACGGGGCCGCCGCGCTTGATGTCTTCGGCGCGTTCGCGCGTGCGCTCGAGCCGCTGCAGCGGCGCCGTTTGACGAAGATGTTCCTGCGGTCCGCGCGCGGATTGGACAGCGTGAGGGACGAGTTCATGCTCCAACGGCCGAACCGCGATCAGGCGTGGTTTCACGTCGAGGCCGCGCCGCAGGCGCGCGAGGACGGCAGCATCGAATGGAACGGCTATCTGCACGACGTCACCGAAGCCAAGCAAGCGCATGCCGCGCTGATCGCGGCCAAGGTCGATGCCGAGGCGGCGGCGCAGCTTCGCGACTCGTTCATCGCGACCGTCAGCCACGAAATTCGTACGCCGATGAGCGGTATCGTCGGCATTTTGCAGTTGCTCGACCATGACGGGCTGTCGGTCGACGATCGGCATCTGGTCGAGATGGCCGGCAAGGCCGCCGAGCTGTCGCTCGGAATCCTCAACGATATCCTCGATTTCGCGAAGAGCGAAAATGGCGAGCTGTCGCTCGAATCGGCGCCGATGAGCCTCGCTGAAATCGTGCACCGGTCTGCCGGCTTGGTTGCGCCGGACATCGAGCGCAAGGGGCTGCGTTTGCACGTCGATATTTCGCCCGCTGTCGCGCAGCGTCACGTCGGCGACGTGCAGCGGCTCGGCCAAGTGCTGCTCAACTTGCTCGGCAACGCGGTGAAGTTTACCGATCGAGGCGCCGTGTCGATCGCCGTCGGTGTGGTGAGCGACACGTCCGAATACCAAACGCTGTCCGTGCAAATTGCCGATACCGGCATCGGAATCTCGCTCGACGATCAGGCGCGCTTGTTCTCTCCGTTCGCGCAAGCTCGCGGCATGCTCGCGAGCCGTTATGGCGGAACGGGCCTGGGGCTTGCCATCTGCAAACGATTGATCGAACAAATGGGAGGCTCGATCGCGCTCGAGAGCGAGCTCGGTCGCGGTACGACGATTTCGCTGACGCTGAACCTATTGGTCGATCGCGGTTTGCCCCCCGGCGGACCGGATGCTCGCATGGTTCGCGAGATGCGCGAGGGCGCGTCCGACGCGTCCGACGTATTCGATGCGTCCGCGCGATCGGCGCCGCGCATCCTGCTCGCGGAGGATCAGGCCATCAATCGCGAGGTGCTGCGCCGGCAACTCGCGAGCCTGAACGTCGCCGACTGCGACTTGACCGAGGACGGCGCACAAGCGCTAAGCGCGTACGCGCAAGGCAACTACGCGATGATCATCACCGATTGCGCGATGCCTTTGCTCGGCGGCGCCGCGCTGATCGCGAGCATTCGCGAGCGCGAGCGCGGCACCGGGCGCCACACGGTACTGATTGCCTTGACGGCGGATGCCACGCCGGCGCAGCGCGAGGCGTGCATCCAGGCGGGGGCCGACGAGGTGTGTGTGAAGCCGCTGTCGCTCGAACAGCTACGAACGCTGCTCGCGCGATACCGCCTGCTTGCCGCGCCGAGCGGCGGCATCGTCGAAGTCGACGGACATAGCGCGCTGCGACGACAATTGGAGGAAGCGCTCGCGGCGGATATGAATGCGCTGCTCGCGGCGTCCGCGGACAACGACCGCAATCAGGTGCGCGACGTTGCACACTCGATTGCGGGCACGGCCGCCTGGTTTCAGCTTCGGGAACTAGCGGCGACGGCGATGCGGCTCCAACAGGATCTCGAAGAAGAAGGATGGCCGCAGGCATCGGTGCTTGCATTGAAATCGGCGATCGAGCGCACGACGACCCACGAAGATGTTTGA
- a CDS encoding glutamine--tRNA ligase/YqeY domain fusion protein: MNNERNDAAAASPSNFIRNIIDEDNRTGKWGGRVETRFPPEPNGYLHIGHAKSICLNFGVARDYGGVCHLRFDDTNPEKESMEYAESIIDAVRWLGFDWEKDGASHQYFASDYYGKLYQYAELLIERGKAYVDSQTADEMRANRGSLTEPGKNSPDRDRTPEENLDLFRRMKAGEFKDGEHVLRAKIDMGSPNMTMRDPVLYRIRFAHHYRTGDIWCVYPMYDYAHCISDALENITHSLCTLEFEDHRPLYDWVLNELSDAGVFTRPLPQQIEFSRLNLTYAITSKRKLLQLVTEGHVDGWDDPRMPTIVGVRRRGFTAEGVKLFCDRVGVTKVDSWIDMSVFEGALRDDLDAKAPRTVAVLDPLKLVIDNFPADLSEPCSAPVHPHHPERGQRNFPITRELWIERDDFTETPPKGYFRLFPGNKVRLRYGYVIECTGAEKDAHGNIVAVHCNYFPDSKSGTDGANNYKVKGNIHWVSAAHAVPAEVRLYDRLFKEPQPDAGGRNFLEALNPDSKRIVQAYAEPGTEALQPEDRCQFERHGYFVADRYDSKPGKPVFNRIVGLRDSWGK; this comes from the coding sequence ATGAACAACGAACGCAACGACGCTGCGGCGGCTTCGCCGTCCAATTTCATTCGCAACATCATCGATGAAGACAACCGCACGGGCAAATGGGGCGGCCGCGTGGAAACGCGCTTTCCGCCCGAACCGAACGGCTATCTGCACATCGGCCATGCGAAAAGCATCTGCCTGAACTTCGGCGTCGCGCGCGACTACGGCGGCGTATGCCACCTGCGCTTCGACGACACGAACCCCGAGAAGGAAAGCATGGAGTACGCCGAGTCGATCATCGACGCCGTGCGCTGGCTCGGCTTCGACTGGGAGAAAGACGGCGCCTCGCACCAGTACTTCGCGAGCGACTACTACGGCAAGCTCTATCAATACGCCGAACTGCTGATCGAGCGCGGCAAAGCCTACGTCGACAGCCAAACGGCTGACGAGATGCGCGCGAACCGCGGCTCGCTGACCGAGCCGGGCAAGAACTCGCCCGATCGCGACCGCACGCCCGAGGAGAACCTCGATCTTTTCCGCCGCATGAAGGCGGGCGAGTTCAAAGACGGCGAGCACGTGCTGCGCGCCAAGATCGACATGGGCTCGCCGAACATGACGATGCGCGACCCGGTGCTCTATCGCATCCGCTTCGCACACCACTACCGCACGGGCGATATCTGGTGCGTCTACCCGATGTACGACTACGCGCATTGCATCTCGGATGCGCTCGAAAACATCACGCATTCGCTCTGCACGCTCGAATTCGAGGATCACCGGCCGCTTTACGACTGGGTGCTGAACGAGCTTTCCGACGCCGGCGTCTTCACGCGGCCGCTGCCGCAGCAAATCGAGTTTTCGCGGCTCAATCTCACCTACGCAATCACGAGCAAGCGCAAACTGCTGCAGCTCGTGACGGAAGGCCACGTCGACGGCTGGGACGATCCGCGCATGCCCACGATCGTCGGCGTGCGCCGGCGTGGCTTCACGGCCGAAGGGGTCAAGTTGTTCTGCGATCGCGTCGGCGTGACGAAGGTCGATTCCTGGATCGACATGAGCGTGTTCGAGGGCGCCCTGCGCGACGATCTCGACGCCAAGGCGCCGCGCACGGTGGCGGTGCTCGATCCGCTCAAGCTCGTCATCGACAACTTCCCGGCCGACCTGTCCGAGCCCTGCTCGGCACCCGTCCATCCGCACCACCCCGAGCGTGGCCAGCGCAATTTCCCGATCACGCGCGAGCTGTGGATCGAGCGCGACGATTTCACGGAAACGCCGCCCAAGGGTTACTTCCGGCTCTTCCCCGGCAACAAGGTGCGCCTGCGCTACGGCTATGTGATCGAATGCACGGGCGCGGAGAAGGACGCGCACGGCAATATCGTTGCCGTCCATTGCAACTACTTCCCCGACAGCAAATCGGGCACGGACGGCGCGAACAACTACAAGGTGAAGGGCAACATCCATTGGGTGAGCGCGGCGCACGCCGTGCCGGCCGAAGTGCGCCTCTACGACCGCTTGTTCAAGGAACCCCAGCCCGACGCCGGTGGCCGCAACTTTCTCGAAGCGCTCAATCCCGATTCGAAGCGCATCGTGCAGGCATATGCGGAGCCCGGCACGGAAGCGCTCCAGCCCGAGGATCGCTGCCAGTTCGAGCGACACGGCTATTTCGTCGCCGATCGCTACGATTCGAAGCCGGGCAAGCCCGTGTTCAATCGCATCGTCGGTTTGCGCGATAGCTGGGGCAAGTAA
- a CDS encoding EscS/YscS/HrcS family type III secretion system export apparatus protein, which translates to MPESLVLFQQALLFAFKVSVALALAASCAGIAISLALSVFQIQDQTLPFAVKLVVVGLAVVITGRAVGLELVRMVDQVFELASVPLA; encoded by the coding sequence ATGCCTGAATCCCTCGTCCTGTTTCAGCAAGCGCTTCTGTTCGCATTCAAAGTTTCGGTCGCTCTCGCACTTGCCGCCTCGTGCGCCGGCATCGCGATCTCGCTCGCCCTATCGGTCTTTCAAATTCAAGATCAAACACTGCCGTTCGCGGTCAAGCTCGTCGTCGTCGGCCTCGCCGTCGTGATCACGGGTCGCGCCGTCGGCCTCGAACTCGTGAGGATGGTCGATCAAGTATTCGAGTTGGCAAGCGTTCCGCTCGCTTGA
- a CDS encoding secretin N-terminal domain-containing protein yields MLQHAYVRRMYSCRTYSLRLLQALLQALLLALLCSLGCIGSARANANANAELDAPYAFQASEQAVLDVLRRFATDHGLALRVETGHRWQTAKLDGWTRAPTGRAFLEQLAHAYHFSWFIADRTLYLNDSLDSSVERIALNGIPADSARTALAAVGIYDPRFGWGELAGQDAVLVNGPRAYRALVRRYLASHAAPDDRRPSAEPMIFPLRFAQAADTSPPTGAPAVRPGIATLLRQLLAREIPATQPSFILPAPSDPPPPLPGTTFPLAQRIGGPAPATMPALAVPRLGAASAIGSPDVAPVGIVADAATNSIIVWADRGWRSAIQQLVNTLDRPSSLVSMDILVIESDLSTVATLSAASESVYGTAPASSPPFEHLVTEAIADHRARLLNRQTLVGRMNRRTTLSIGGEVSHADATLEQQGDVQVSGRSGQRGDRLDLTARIVPSEKAGTTAIAVDIDLLMAQPTGLPGQTWANSSSIQLDTAVTLESGAPPRLIASYPIATTRSQQRAIFISAKAL; encoded by the coding sequence ATGTTGCAACACGCATACGTGCGCCGCATGTACTCATGCCGCACGTACTCGCTCCGCTTGTTGCAGGCCTTGTTGCAGGCCTTGTTGCTGGCCTTGCTTTGCTCGCTAGGCTGCATCGGCAGCGCGCGCGCCAACGCGAACGCGAACGCAGAGCTCGATGCGCCCTATGCGTTCCAAGCATCGGAGCAAGCCGTGCTCGACGTCCTTCGTCGATTCGCGACCGATCACGGCCTGGCGCTTCGCGTCGAGACAGGGCACCGGTGGCAAACGGCCAAGCTCGATGGATGGACGCGTGCGCCCACGGGCCGTGCGTTTCTCGAACAGCTTGCGCATGCCTATCATTTCTCGTGGTTCATCGCCGACCGCACCCTGTACCTCAACGACTCACTCGATTCGTCGGTTGAGCGGATCGCACTAAACGGCATCCCGGCTGACAGTGCGCGCACCGCACTTGCGGCGGTTGGAATTTACGATCCTCGCTTCGGCTGGGGAGAACTCGCCGGTCAAGACGCCGTGCTCGTCAACGGTCCGCGCGCATATCGGGCGCTCGTACGCCGCTACCTCGCGAGTCACGCGGCACCGGATGACCGGCGGCCCTCGGCGGAACCGATGATCTTTCCACTGCGTTTCGCTCAGGCAGCAGACACATCACCGCCAACCGGAGCGCCCGCCGTTCGTCCCGGCATCGCCACGTTGCTGCGGCAATTGCTCGCGCGCGAAATCCCGGCCACACAGCCGTCGTTCATCTTACCGGCGCCCTCCGATCCGCCTCCTCCGCTGCCCGGTACGACGTTTCCGCTAGCGCAGCGGATCGGCGGTCCCGCACCCGCCACCATGCCCGCGCTTGCAGTACCCCGTTTGGGAGCCGCCAGCGCGATCGGCTCACCTGACGTCGCGCCGGTCGGCATCGTCGCCGACGCCGCGACGAACTCCATCATCGTGTGGGCCGATCGCGGTTGGCGCAGCGCCATCCAGCAGTTGGTCAATACGCTCGATCGTCCGTCTTCGCTCGTCTCGATGGACATCCTCGTCATCGAATCAGATTTATCCACGGTCGCGACGCTCAGCGCTGCTAGCGAAAGCGTCTATGGCACCGCCCCGGCGTCTTCCCCCCCGTTCGAACACCTCGTCACCGAAGCCATTGCCGATCACCGAGCTCGCCTGCTCAATCGTCAAACGCTCGTCGGGCGCATGAATAGGCGTACGACGCTCTCGATCGGAGGCGAGGTGTCTCACGCCGACGCGACGCTCGAACAGCAGGGCGACGTGCAAGTCAGCGGCCGCAGCGGCCAGCGCGGCGATCGTCTCGATCTAACCGCCCGCATCGTACCGTCTGAAAAAGCCGGCACAACTGCCATCGCCGTCGATATCGACTTGCTGATGGCGCAACCGACCGGCTTGCCGGGGCAAACCTGGGCGAATTCGAGCAGCATCCAATTGGATACCGCCGTCACGCTCGAAAGCGGCGCGCCACCGCGCTTGATCGCCAGCTACCCCATCGCCACGACGCGTAGCCAGCAACGTGCTATTTTCATCAGCGCCAAAGCGCTATAG
- the sctR gene encoding type III secretion system export apparatus subunit SctR, with product MILDQHPFALLALLALLSLLPLAAITTTSYLKLSIVLVLVRNALGVQQAPTTLALNAIALVATLFIMSPTLSACMDRARTVTFAPASGASQIEAALEVVEPLKQFVLRNGKPDERERFLELARTSWPETARASAHADDWSIAVPAFVVSELQAAFEIGLLLFVPFVAVDLLVSNVLLAMGMQMVPPMIVALPIKLLLFVVADGWGKLLHALVLSYHG from the coding sequence ATGATCCTCGACCAGCATCCGTTCGCGCTGCTTGCGCTGCTCGCCTTGCTTTCGTTGCTGCCGCTCGCGGCGATCACCACCACCTCCTACCTCAAGCTATCGATCGTCCTCGTACTGGTTCGCAACGCGCTCGGCGTACAACAAGCGCCCACGACGCTTGCTCTCAATGCGATTGCACTCGTCGCGACGCTGTTCATTATGTCGCCGACGCTTTCCGCCTGCATGGACCGAGCGCGCACGGTTACGTTCGCGCCGGCATCGGGTGCGTCGCAAATCGAAGCGGCCCTCGAGGTCGTCGAACCCCTTAAGCAATTCGTGCTTCGCAACGGAAAACCGGACGAACGCGAGCGGTTCCTCGAATTGGCACGAACGAGCTGGCCCGAGACTGCACGCGCGTCCGCCCATGCCGACGACTGGAGCATCGCCGTCCCCGCGTTCGTCGTATCGGAACTGCAGGCCGCATTCGAAATCGGCTTGCTGCTGTTCGTGCCGTTCGTCGCCGTCGACCTCCTCGTGTCCAACGTGCTGCTCGCCATGGGGATGCAAATGGTTCCGCCGATGATCGTCGCACTGCCGATCAAGCTCTTGCTATTCGTGGTCGCCGACGGTTGGGGCAAGCTGCTGCACGCGCTGGTCCTCTCCTATCACGGATGA
- the sctT gene encoding type III secretion system export apparatus subunit SctT — MAGPIHFAMPFAAALALCALRWLPTIMLVPAFAGHALSGLARTAVALAFALPVAPSVAAALARAPLPLAHWAGLATKEAALGIVLASLIAAPFWAIQAAGTYLDYQRGGNPQALDPAASVDASVLGAMLQQALVVYLIHTGGLHALFDVIGSSYALWPALDALPPLGLQAWEPIGALVVSTMRFALSLAFPYLLALGAIESCFAVLSRVNSKFPAYVAALPFKSVMLLLIIAISMPRLLDAAGDIVARHAVDVRRLMQEIATAAQRVATEAQAASKQSSIADER, encoded by the coding sequence ATGGCTGGCCCGATTCATTTCGCTATGCCGTTCGCGGCCGCACTTGCGCTCTGCGCGCTTCGATGGCTTCCGACGATCATGCTCGTGCCCGCGTTTGCCGGACACGCGCTCAGCGGTCTTGCCCGCACCGCCGTCGCACTGGCGTTCGCGTTGCCGGTCGCCCCAAGTGTCGCCGCCGCGCTCGCTCGTGCGCCGCTACCGCTCGCGCACTGGGCCGGCTTGGCCACGAAGGAGGCGGCACTCGGTATCGTGCTCGCCAGCCTCATCGCCGCGCCGTTTTGGGCGATACAGGCGGCCGGCACCTATCTCGACTACCAACGCGGCGGCAACCCGCAAGCACTCGATCCCGCGGCGTCGGTGGACGCATCTGTCCTCGGCGCCATGCTGCAGCAAGCACTCGTCGTCTATCTCATTCATACGGGTGGGCTGCATGCCCTGTTCGACGTCATTGGGTCGAGCTACGCGTTATGGCCGGCGCTCGACGCGCTGCCACCACTCGGCCTTCAAGCGTGGGAACCGATAGGCGCGCTGGTCGTGTCGACGATGCGGTTCGCGCTGTCGCTCGCATTTCCGTACCTGCTTGCCCTCGGTGCGATCGAGTCGTGCTTCGCGGTGCTCTCGCGCGTCAACTCGAAGTTTCCCGCCTATGTCGCGGCGCTGCCATTCAAGAGCGTGATGCTACTGTTGATCATCGCCATCTCGATGCCTCGTCTGCTCGACGCAGCGGGGGACATCGTCGCTCGACACGCCGTCGACGTCCGACGGCTCATGCAAGAAATCGCAACCGCGGCGCAGCGCGTAGCAACCGAAGCGCAAGCAGCGTCCAAGCAATCATCGATCGCCGATGAGCGATAA
- a CDS encoding FHA domain-containing protein, translating to MLELRILTGLNRGAALPLEGETIRFGSGAENDIVLLDPGMPQHAGVLERSGDSAWRYRTCASSESCGDAIVSATLAEGKAIVSGSRWFAGPVLIGCDDESTPWHAKPVPPEARSPHKRAIALRTKRTAAAIAGIAACTIVALLFTSSGATPGRNVAASESRSAIGPVEAMTPKPEPSVRTVKGTVYPSGPIARPPFSIRSASAGPYAFVVTDDGRVLTPGSRWQAFTLERIEPGRATFAGPHTAELTW from the coding sequence ATGCTCGAACTTCGCATCCTTACCGGCCTGAATCGCGGAGCGGCACTTCCGCTCGAAGGCGAGACGATCCGCTTCGGCAGCGGCGCCGAGAACGACATCGTTCTGCTCGATCCTGGCATGCCGCAGCACGCGGGCGTCCTCGAGCGATCGGGAGACAGTGCCTGGCGGTATCGCACGTGCGCATCGTCGGAGTCGTGCGGCGATGCCATCGTGAGCGCGACGTTGGCGGAAGGCAAGGCAATCGTCTCTGGTTCCCGATGGTTCGCCGGCCCCGTGTTGATCGGCTGTGACGACGAAAGTACGCCCTGGCACGCCAAACCCGTGCCACCGGAGGCGCGGTCGCCCCACAAGCGCGCCATCGCATTGAGAACGAAGCGGACCGCGGCCGCCATTGCAGGGATCGCTGCCTGCACGATCGTCGCCTTGCTCTTCACGTCAAGCGGTGCAACGCCAGGCAGAAACGTCGCCGCCAGCGAATCTCGCTCCGCAATCGGGCCCGTCGAGGCCATGACGCCGAAGCCCGAGCCATCCGTACGTACCGTGAAGGGAACCGTCTATCCGAGCGGCCCAATCGCGCGGCCTCCCTTCTCGATTCGCAGCGCGAGCGCCGGCCCATACGCCTTCGTGGTAACCGATGACGGCCGCGTCCTTACCCCTGGCAGTCGTTGGCAGGCATTCACGCTCGAGCGGATCGAACCGGGCCGTGCCACCTTTGCGGGCCCGCACACCGCGGAGTTGACATGGTGA
- a CDS encoding RNA polymerase sigma factor has translation MMPTRSNTASSLAAADRSVEFDDWYRAHGRAIYRFIARRVRSAEDAEDILQSTYLGAWENRAAYRGTAQPKTWLTAIALNIVRNHIGRTSDYRFVIEPIEDHAGELVDTRAPERCLSVKQTLVRFLEFAQSLSAEQQRLLELLFVDNVSYIEAATALGIPVGTVRSRLSRLRAKLEKHFERTGGP, from the coding sequence ATGATGCCGACGCGCTCGAACACGGCAAGCTCGCTCGCCGCCGCGGATCGGTCCGTCGAATTCGACGACTGGTACCGCGCCCACGGCCGTGCGATCTACCGATTCATCGCCCGTCGGGTACGCAGTGCCGAGGATGCGGAGGACATTCTGCAATCGACCTACCTGGGCGCTTGGGAGAATCGCGCGGCGTATCGCGGCACCGCACAACCCAAGACGTGGCTGACGGCCATTGCGCTGAACATCGTGCGCAATCACATCGGCCGCACGTCCGACTACCGCTTCGTGATCGAGCCCATTGAAGATCACGCCGGTGAACTCGTCGATACGCGCGCGCCCGAACGCTGTCTGTCGGTCAAGCAAACCCTCGTGCGATTTCTCGAGTTCGCGCAGTCCTTGTCTGCCGAGCAGCAGCGGCTACTGGAGCTGCTGTTCGTCGACAACGTCAGCTATATCGAGGCCGCAACCGCACTTGGCATTCCTGTCGGTACCGTTCGGTCTCGCTTATCGCGTTTGCGCGCGAAGCTGGAGAAGCACTTCGAGCGAACAGGAGGGCCGTGA
- a CDS encoding NUDIX hydrolase, whose amino-acid sequence MSERTISCGVILLDAGGRVLLAHATETTHWDIPKGQPDPGEMPIDAALRELREETGITLAPPRLKELGRFAYRRDKDLHLFAARVEDGEVDLARCVCTSLFPSRRDGTPIPEMDAFRWAAPDAVGRYASGSLARLFATTLSLTELHRTL is encoded by the coding sequence ATGAGCGAGCGGACGATTTCATGCGGCGTGATCCTGCTCGATGCTGGCGGTCGCGTCCTCCTCGCCCATGCAACCGAGACTACGCATTGGGACATTCCGAAAGGCCAGCCCGATCCGGGCGAGATGCCCATCGACGCCGCGTTGCGCGAGCTTCGCGAGGAAACGGGTATCACGCTGGCACCGCCGCGGCTCAAGGAGCTTGGCCGCTTTGCCTATCGCCGTGACAAAGACCTGCATTTGTTTGCGGCGCGTGTGGAAGACGGGGAGGTCGATCTGGCACGCTGCGTCTGCACGTCCCTGTTTCCCAGTCGCAGGGACGGCACGCCGATTCCCGAAATGGATGCCTTTCGATGGGCGGCGCCCGATGCCGTCGGCCGGTATGCAAGCGGCAGCCTCGCGCGCTTATTTGCGACGACGCTTTCGCTGACCGAATTGCACCGAACGTTATAG